Within Mauremys mutica isolate MM-2020 ecotype Southern chromosome 24, ASM2049712v1, whole genome shotgun sequence, the genomic segment TGGGCTGCTGGGAACCGTGCAGCCTGCAGTCTGTCAAGTAGCCGCCCCTCTGGGAGCGACCGGCCGTGTGGGCGATGGGTGCCCCAGAGTCTCGGCAGTTCCCCGGCTGCTCCCGGGTGGCACCAGGACACCTGGAGGGCGCTAAGTCCAAGTGGAAAAACAAGGCCTCCTCGTTGGTCACTTGGGGGCTCTCCCCCAGGGTGACGAAACCATAAGGGgtggtgatcttgggcaagtggggcagggacagggccgCCCGGGCGACGGGGTCTGGAATATCCTCCACCCGGGCGGCCAGCTCCGCACTGGAGCAGCACGGCACGGGGCCCCGCAGGGCCCGCCCGTCCTTCATGGCGGGGTCCGAGCTGCTCCTCCTGGCCTTCCACTCGGGCTGCCCCGCGCCTGGCCTCCACGGCCGCTCCTTCCCCTTGCGGAAGAGCCTGTGCTCCTCCTGAATGGCCAGCGAGGGGATGATGAACTGCGGGATGCGGTCGGGCGTCACCACGGAAGCGAAGACGTCTCGGGCGCATTTGCCGTGGCGGGAGCTCCAGCAGAGCCTCGCGGGCTCCCAGGCAGACatctccagccggaagggaaactGGCTCCTCTCCTGCGGGCCCAGGAGCCTGGTGCTCAGTTCCCCAGCTCTGTGGAGCAGCCTCCTCTCATTTATACTCTCCACCGAGCCCTGATTGCTCCCCCTTCAGTGACGCTCCGTGATGACTATTACCAGACAGCCAGGGCTGCACCTGCTCTCTCCGAACAAGAGATTATTCATCAGCTGACCCATACaaagcagagcagggaggagaggagaggacagccaGCCCCTTAACCTCGGCTCCCGCTCGCCTTCTCAGGTGGAGCCTGTCTAGGGGCCACTCACATAGATGGGTTCCTGCCACCACTTGGGTAAGAGCGAAGGGGAACTCTTCGTCCAAGAAGCAAGCGCCGGAGCAGGTGCTGTccccgggggctgcggggcacTCGGCAAGCAGTTGGCTGCTAGATACAAAGAGGGGGAAAGAATTAATCAATAGAGCATTGGCTTTTCCAGGGCTGAGTCCCGTAGGCACGAGGTATGGGGAGCAAGGGGGCCGTGTATGGGGGCGTCTAAGGGTtggatctttctttctttcaccccTTCAGGCTTCCACGTTAACGCCGAGGCCAGGTAGGATCTCTGGCACCTTTAGTTACAAAGCCACGGCTCTGCGACTGTTTGGCCCAGAAACCCCAGCTGGCATCTTTGCTGTTATTAGTTCCTGATTTGATTTTAATCGGCTTCTTTTCAGCCACTCCTTGTATTTCTCTCCCTTTTGTGCAGCGCCGGGGGGGCTGAGGCCtctctgcggggaggggggggtttcTCAGACGCCAGAGATGAGGAGCTGTCTCAACCATCGCCGAATCCGACAAAGCCACAAAATATTCTTTCATGAATGACTGggtggtaagggggggggggtcgatggCACCCGGGCAGTTGCAGTGGCATGGCCCCATAGCTGTGGGAGCCTATAGACAGGCCTTGAAATCATTCCCAAAGGGTGCAGGTCTTTTATCCTTCTCTCCCTGCGCGGAGGCGGAGACACAGATCCCCGAGTGAGAGGGTTTGCTAATGAAGCCTGCTCTGGGAACAGCTGCAGAAAGGCTGCGGTACATCTCTGCCTGCACTTGAACCAGAGGGAAGAACGCAGAGAAGCAAACAGTCTCGACTGCTGTGCTACGCTGAACAGGGTAACCAGGGGACActggcccctgctcccagccccatccaGCTGAATCGGCCCTAATAAAGACCTGTCTGCTGTATTGTTCCTCGCTTTGATTCCATCCCATTTGCTCCCTTTCCTTGCGGGTGACCTTTCTAGTGCAGCCGGCGctttccagagggctgagttccCAAGCCCGCACCGCCAGAGTCACTGGGAGTTTcactgttgatttcagtgagaccccaccccagtgcagaggAAATAAGAACTGGCCTGAATTTGTGCCCCAAACTGAAGCGAGGGGTAAATCTGCACTGAGATCAGAGGTGATTCTGCAGCACCCCGGCATGTACCCGAGCTAGCATTGATCTAGCAGCAAAGGACTAGCTAGGTCCAGGTGCGTAgcatgtctacacatgctgcagtcacgCCTCTGGCTGCGGTGTAAACATACCTTCCATCTGAACTGAAATTCAATTCCCAGAGGCAAAAACATGCCCATTCCCTTGTGTGCACCTTGATCGGAGCCGGcagcagagcaggggactgaTCCCATGGGGAAAAGCTGTCCCTGGGGCGTTTCCAGATGGGCTCAGATCCCTCTGAACTGTTCGGCTAGGACCCTGGCTTGGGACGTGTCAAACACCGCTGGCTCCATGGGTTTGCACACTGCGTTTCAGATAAGCTCTGCTAAGCCCCAGAATTCTAGGTGGCTTCACTTAATCTTTCCAGGGTTACCCCTCTCGAGCTGCAgtgtccagctggagaaagaaggGGGTGTAACGACACCCCCATGTTAACCTAATAGCACATTGTGGGGCTGGGGTCCTGCCCCTCACCTGCTCTGTGTGGCCTGCAGCTCTTGTGGGGCTCAGCAAGGGAGCGTCGGAGAGGTTAGCTCAGTGGGAGGATAACATGAGGCTCAGATATAGGAGCTGGAGAAACATCACTAGCTCGAAGCGTATTTTAACTGATGTGCCAGAGTCCGACACGCGGTCTTGGCACCCTCACCCAGCAAGGGCCCCTAGTGCGCCCCTAGCCCCCAGACCCTCTTGCAGCACTCACGTCCCATCTGTGCCCTTTGGCCAGCGGCCTTTTGGGGCTAATGATCCTTGCTGGCCTTTTATAACCCGAAAATGAGGGACAAAGGCAAAGCCGGGGCGGCTGGTCCTGTGGCTAAGGCGCCGCCGAGGACTTGGGATTCAATTTCAGGCTCTGTTGTTTGACCCCGGACAAGACCCTGCCTatcagtaaaatggagatactgATGCTTCTGTTCTCCCCACTGTTGTGGGTCTTGTCTACTCAGATTGTCCCTCAGCACCGCccaccccaaacattcaaaaaatcatgagtcagccccTCCTACAACCACGAGACTTTAAAATATAATCCCTCTGGGGttctttgccttctgctttctCAGCCTTTAGGTTGCACCccggtcacattttcaagcaatTTCTGCAatctgagggctagaaacttactttacaTATAGAAAAGCCAGATTCTCCCCCAATCAcgtgcctccaggagctggggctttaagaaaaacacagaTGTTGCCAACACAAGTGTctatacagcccctagcacaatgaggccccgatctcagctggtGTCCCATCCaagcccactgaattcagtgagcaTCTTTCCCTCGCTGTTGGGAAAGGTGGAGCCATGTGGAGATCTCTGCCCGTGCAGGGGGGAACGGGATGGAGAGGGGTGCAGATCTAGGGGTCACGGGGCTAGGATCTGAAGAACAGTTCTGCTGGGCTGCTATCGTCAGGGGCTCGGGAGAAGGCCAGACACGGTCCAGTGATGGGTGCGGGGTTAAAGCCAACAAGACAGACACATTGGTTGATCTGGGCGAAGCTGGGAGCTCCCCTCTGACCCCTAGCTGGGAGCTCGGCGCACGCAGCTGCACATGTCCTTAATCATGGGAAACGTTTTGTGATGCCTTTTCTAGGCGTGGTACCCGCTTCTCAGGCTCCGTGGCAGCCCGCGGCTGGCATTGGGTCAGCCATACCGGCACAGGAGGTCAGCATGCCATGGGGGGAGGAATTCTCAGTGTGACACCCCACCCTGCCCGGAGTGGGATGTTGGTGGGAGATGGGGGGTTCTCGGTGTGACCCCAGGAGTGGAACGTGGGTGTGAATTGGGAGCGTGGGGCGTTGGCAGCGTGAACTCCCCAGCAGTCAGAGATCAGCGT encodes:
- the LOC123355685 gene encoding C2 calcium-dependent domain-containing protein 4C-like — translated: MSAWEPARLCWSSRHGKCARDVFASVVTPDRIPQFIIPSLAIQEEHRLFRKGKERPWRPGAGQPEWKARRSSSDPAMKDGRALRGPVPCCSSAELAARVEDIPDPVARAALSLPHLPKITTPYGFVTLGESPQVTNEEALFFHLDLAPSRCPGATREQPGNCRDSGAPIAHTAGRSQRGGYLTDCRLHGSQQPSGKGRKGSQGRDQPARPPLPRRSSSPIRGSRLTDVLGGTEAEDAEGKQTSLPLETVCQRSYSSPGLPAKTKRNFFQRILKKHVAHLRHLKFRHFPLH